The sequence CACCAAGCTTACAATACAAAGCAGAAACTGAGATATCAACTTCTACTTTTTTTAAGAATTTCTATGGTTTGGCTGTGGGTATATCTTAATTGTTTGACTGTAAAGTAATTTCTCTTTTTATGGGAATTTTCTATTTTAAAACACCTCCTTTTTGAGAGAGGATTACCGTATAAAAAGTGATGTAATAACATCAACGTTACTTTGTTACAGGGGGTTTTTCATTTCATGAAAGAGGCTCAATACTTTCAACTTAAAATTCCTCAACTCCCCGCGGCATTTTATCCTCAAGCTTTACTGGAGATAAAAGGGATAAAATTCACATCAAGACACATAGATATTATCGCCTGTGTGGTGAATGGATCTACCGATAAAATAATTGCCCGGCTTTTATCTATTAGTCTCAAGACTGTTGAATCACATAAAAAGGATATAAGAGCTAGAATAAGGGAAAAATTCCCAGAAGATATTATCTCTTTCATTCTTAAATCGGAGAAGGTTGAGCTTGTAAGACATCATTATTTAAAGCTTCTTAATAAATTTGAGTTTGAACAGGAACTCCAACTCCTCTCTAAAATGAAAAGTAAAAAAGACTATGTTTGTATAATAAAACCTGAACCAATCAGTAAAAAATTACAGCAAAGCACACATGATTTTTTGAACTTGCTTATCGGACATCTTAAGCTAGCAGGAATAACAATAGGTACTGACTCATCTGAGCAAGAAGCTTTAGTCCCCACCCTTTACATTGTGACTGAGAGTTTTCAACAAGAAGAAGCCACAAAAAGCGAGAATATCATCTTCTTGCTACAGGATAAAAATAGAAGGGGAGATTTTCTAAAACAAATAGGTAAGACTCCGTGTATAGATTTTAGTGACCCTAAAAACTATTTGGCTGCGTTTGCAGCACTTATGAAGGAATTTTATCCTGAGACAAAACTTGATAAACTATTGTCCGTGGGAAACGGAAGTGTTAAAGACAAGTTATTTGACTCCAGTCCATATCAGGCTATTTCATCAGCATCAGCCTCATCCCAAAAAGAACCCCTAAATAACTTCGGATATTCTTTCCATAAAAGAAGACAGTGGAAAATAGGGATAGTGATAGCTATTTGCTTTAGTATTGTTAGCTTCCTATTCTTGGAATGCAATGACAGTAAAACATCTAATAAAAGCCAAAGCCACACAATACCTTTCATTCGATCAGATCTATCAGTTCCAACAGATAATGTTTTTTTACAACGGCCACAATTAATAACTCAAATTGATGGAAAATTCAGTAATCAAAAAGGTATTCAAACTGTTGTTTTGCTAGGAATTGGAGGGTCCGGAAAGACAACCCTTGCACGCCACTATGTCCGTCAGCATAAAGCTTCCCTTGTTTGGGAAGTAAATGCACAGACAAGAGGAAGTTTAAGAAGTTCCTTTGAACGCCTTGCATATAGCCTTGCAGCTAAGCAAGAAGAACAGAAAATCCTTAGAGGATTACAAGAAATATCAGACGTTGAAGAAAAAGAAAGAGAGCTTATATTATTTGTTCAGGAAAGGCTGAGAACCTATCCAAACTGGTTTCTTATCTATGATAATCTGGAGATGAGAACATTTTCAGAGATCAAAAGCTACCTTCCTCAAGATACTGAGATTTGGGGCGAAGGGCAAGTGCTTATTACAACGCGCGACAGTACTATCAAGAATACAAAATATATACCCACCCAAAATATTGTAGATATAACTATACTTAATAAGGAGGAAAAACTTACTCTTTTTGCGAGGATATATTATGAATGCGAATCTTGGAATTTAGATGAGAATGAAAAAGACAAAGCCAATAAATTTTTAGAGAACATAGCCTGTTTTCCATTGGATGTATCCACAGCAGCTTACTATATAAAAGACACTCGACTTAGTTTTGAGGAATATTTAAAAAGAATCAAAGAGCTAAGAGAAGATTTTAATATTTCCCAAGAATCTCTTATGAGAGAAATAGGTGAATATACTCACACACGCTATGAAATTATTGCAACTACCTTAAAAGAAATTATTGCTAAGAATCCTGATTTTAGAGATTTACTCCTGTTTATTAGTTTATTAGATTCTCAAAATATCCCTATTGATTTACTGCAAACCTGTAAAAGTAAATTGATAGTTGAAAACTTAATTCATAATTTGAGGAAATATTCCCTAGTTACAGATGAATCATCCCTTCCAGGAATTAATGAAAATTTATCCATGCATCGAAGTACCCTAGAAATAAGCTTATATTATCTTACAAGGTCTTCAGATTCCGAAAATAGGAAACATTTAATCGAGAAATTCTTATTCTCCCTGGAGCATTATATAGAACAAGCTATTGACAGCTTAAATCTTCCCAAGATGAATATTTTGGTAGCCCATTGCAGGGCTATGTTAAGTCATGAGCATTTATTAAGTACGAAAATAAAAGGAGTCCTAAATTCTAAATTAGGTGTTATGCTTTTTTTCTTAGGCCAAGATACAAGGGCAAGACAACTCATGGAGCAGAGTTTTGCAGACTTAAATAAGGATAAGGACAAAAACCATATCAGATTAGTTTGGCTCTTAGGATACTTAGGCGACATCTATAGATATAAGGGGGACTATGAAAAAGCTAAAGAACTTCTTAACAGAAGCCTAGAAAGCTATAAGAAATACGATCCTCAAAATTATAGTAAAATAGCTTGGGTTCTAGTGTGCCTAGCAACTACCTATTGGCCTTTGGGGGATTATAAAAATGCAGAATTCTTTTTACGACAATGTGAGGAACTTTATGAAAAGCATCCCCCTAAAAACCGGAATATTCTTGCCTGGTGCCTAGTGACTTTGGGGATTATTTATAGAGAAAAAGGTCAGTATGAAGAATCTAAGATTTTCTTAGAACGAAGTTTAGCTATTTATCAAGAAGATCCTGACAACTATTTAGGAGTCAATTGGGTGCTTGCTAATTTAGGAGAAGCAAATAGGATTCTAGGCTATCCTGAGAAGGCTAAAAGCCTTTTAGAACAAAGCTGCAGGAGATATAGAGAGTATTATCCTGAAGATCATATTAGAATAGCTCCAGCTTTAATATTTTTGGGAGATACAAATCGATCATTAGGCAATTACGAAGTGGCTAAGAAACTCCTTGAGCAGGGTTGCGTGATTTATAACAAGAATTTCCCTAAAGATTACATATGGGCTGCCTGGGCGAGTTCTACCCTAGCATGTATTTATAGAGAAAAAGGTCAGTATAAAAAAGCTTTAGATCTGCTAGAACAGAGTCTGGTTATCTATAAAAAGTATTATGGAAAAAATCACACTGAAGTTGCTCGTAAATTAAATGAGTTAGGGCAGGTATATTTTCTAGAAAATCATCTAGACAAAGCAGAGGCCATATTTTGTAAAGCATTAACAATTTTTGAAACAAAGAAACATCTTGACGCATTTATTGTTCTTGAAGCTTTAGCAGAGCTTTATATCAAAAGATCAACGCAAGCAGAAAATGAAAAGCGTTATTTACAGGCTCAAAATTTGAAAAGTCATGCTATCGCCTGCTTAAGCAAATCTTTAAAGATTATAGAGCCAAATCTCCGCCGAGATTCCCCCCATATAAAAAGAATTCAATCTAAGGTCAAGGCATTAATTGAAAGTATAAGCTTGGAGAGAGATAGAGGATCAAAATGTAATATCCCCAGTTTAGCAAGCTAGTTTTAAGGAAGTCTCCTAATTTTTGTTTTGGGTTAAAAATCTTTGTGCAAATGCATGTGGTGAAATGTGGCGTTGTTACGTAAATGGGAAGCAATAACAAACTCTCCCTTTTTCCCAAAATTATTAGATTTTAACTGATTCCGGCATGCCAAGATTAGTAAAAGTGTTCAAAATGAAACACCCAAGATGTAATTCGGCATCTTGGTTATCCCATAGCCTGGCATTAAGCTTACGACCGATCATCTCTTTATAGCGGTATATCGTATTTTCTACTTTTGTTCTCCTGCCATAATCATTTTTTGTTTGCCAGGCGTATAGTCCCTTTTTATCAATGTAATTAATACCCTTTTGTCTAACAGAGCAGTGCTCTTTTGATAATGAAGGAGATCCTCGAGCTGGAGGAATAAGGGGTTTAATGTTGACTGATGCCAGTTGGCTGTAAACATTTTGACCATCATAGCCTGCATCAGCAATAAGCTGCGTAATCTTTGTCGCATTCGCCTGCTTAAGGTGAGCGTCTAAGCAGGATCGATCAGACACTGTCGCAACAATTTCTAAGTCAGGGAAAGTATCATAGAATTTTATCATGCGGAATAGAGCAGAGGTTGTGTACCCTTTTCCAAACTCTAACGATAATTGTTGCGACAGTGTCGCAACAATCTTTTCACCATACTCTGATTTCTCATCCATTAAAATCTGTGATTTTATAAGCTTGCCTATATTCCAGTTAAGTAAGACAAGTTCTGTGTTTGCTTTAGAAAGAACGTTTCCTTTTGCCTTTTCAATCAGGGACTTGATACTTGAAAATAGCTTGATTTCCATATCTAAGGCAGAAGATAAATTTTTAGACACAGCAAATCTCTTCATTTAAAGAATTGCTGAGTGCTTTTGCAGTGAAGGGAGCTTTTTTGTCTAACATAAATATAATCTATATTGTCATTCAACTAACTTATTAGCTTAAATTATTTAAACGGTTTTTCTAGTGTAAATAGATATTATTTTGATCCCTTAGCGAAAGTTGCTAAGTAAGCGTTCTTTTTCGAGGGGCCTTATAAAGTGTCAAGTTCAGAAGAGGAATTCACAGATTTCAAAAGAAGAGTTCGCACTCAAGTATACAAGTATATGCAGCCCTTTATATCGCTAGATTAAATTTTCAGTGCTTAAATTATAAAAGGTATTTCTCTTAGACAACTTCACAATTTGACTCTAATTCTCAAGTAGTTGCTGATATGAGGTGAAGTGCGCCTCATTAAGAAACAATTTGGATTTTAGCTCTCTTAAATGTACCCTTATTTAAACTCCTGAAATTCTTGTAACAGAGCCAATTTTATTTAGCTTAAATAAAGAGGTATAAATTTAAAAGGATATCAAGATGAATAAAATTAAAGTTTTTCTAATCTGCTTCTTAGTGCCGCTTTATAGTCTGTCTGGGCATTCTTGCGAAATTCAAAGAGAACGACCTCGTAGGATTAGCCAGCTTCAGTCCCATCCTTTTGAAGCTTTTTTAGATTATAAATTTTCTGATCCTGGGCTACTGCAAAAAGCTTCTGCTCCTCGAAGCCAGGGCTTCGAACGTTTAGAGTTTCTCGGAGATAGGGTATTGGGTCTCGTGATTGCTTGTCTACTTTATTATAGCTATCCATCAGCCAAAGTCGAGAGTTTGGCTCAACTTTTTGGACACCTAACTTCAAAGAAAGTTCTAGCAGAAGTTTATATAAACCTCCAGGTACACCCCACCTTAATTTCTTCTGAGTTTTATAAGGCTCCCCTAGCTGGTCCAATTGCTGAAAAAACAGCTTCTGATATAATAGAAGCTCTGCTCGGAGCCGTCTATAAAGATAAGGGGCTGGGACCATCTCAGGAATGCGTAAAGAAGCTATTCTCTCCCTATATCGAGCACGGGCCAAAAGCCAAAGCGATATCTGATTTTTCTCTGCCTCAACAGAAACTTTCCTTTCCCGATCTAGGTATACTCCAAAGGAGAATCTCATACCACTTTAAAAACGTTATGCTTCTGCAAGCAGCTTTTATTCATTCAAGCGCCCATGGAAGAAACTTTGAAATCTTAGCATTCCTAGGCACGAGAGTGCTGGCCCTAGGGATTGCCGAGAATGCCATAGATTCCAATCCTGTTGCTAGTGAAGGCCTTCTGACAGAGAAGTTTGTTGAAAAGGTTAATACACCTCGACTTCAACAAGCCTTTGAGAGATGGCAGCTTGGGTATTTTCTTATTAGGAATGAAGGCGGCTTGGGCCGCCTCTTACCTTCTCCTCATACGGCGCCACGCATGGCAGCCCAAACTATTCAGGCTTTGCTTGGTGCCATTTATTTAGATGGCGATTGGATAGCAGCGCGTGAGGTGGTACAAAAGCTCCTTTTCTCTAATCCCCCGCTCACCCTGGAACTCTCTTCAAGGGAAAGGCTAAGATCCCGCTTAAGTGGACCCCTGAAAAAGCAGAAAGGAAGCGATCCCCAAGTTCATAACTCCTTTCCCCCAGAAAATGGCCCCACTCTTGCTATAGAAGAATGGCCGGCCTTAGGTAAAAGCGAAGGTACCAATCCAGAGGAAATAAGATGGCCAAGGAATCTTATTCGCCGTAGCTCACCTCAATTGCACGAGAAAATTTCCTCATCGGCAGATAAAGAATGGCCAGCTTTAACCAAAAAAGGGTGTTAAGAATATACGGCCCGCCCTTTTTGGGGCGTTGTCACATTAACTGATATGAGAAAAAATTCTTAAGAGGAGTAAGTTTTTTAGGTAAAATTTTCCTAATATTTAAAACTAGCAATGAGTTCCAAGAAAGAGTTAAATTTTTTCAACAGGGACATTTCTTCACTACTTAAAAAATTCTTGATAGGCCCAGTGTGTATAAAACTCCTTGAAAAAAGTATTAAAAGAGAATATGCAAAAGAAGAGGTATGATAAATACTTTTTATAATAACCATCATCTCATCGTTTAACCCTCACTTATCAAATTAAGCGCCGATTGGTGCAGCTAAGGAAATGGAAGAAATCTAGCAAGCAACAGTCCCTCTAAAAAGATTAAATCCTCATAGGAACAAGAATGAATAACAAGAAAACTTTTACTTTTAAAAGCACCTTTTCTGATCGGGAAAGGGCTTCAATATGGCAACGTTTAACTCCTATATTGATAATAGTTATTATCCTTTTCTATGGAGGTACGCCTTCTCTTCAAGCAATGGAAAAGCAAGAAGAGTGGACAAATTATTCCTCTTTTTTTCATAATTCTTGTCATCCTGGCGCCTCTAATCCCTCCTCCCAGGTTAAGCTGGAGACTTCAAGAGAAGATCAATTGCCAGCAGTATTCCAAGGCAAAGCACAAGCAGCTACCGCCCAAATTCAAACTATATGGCTCCAAAAAGTACATCAAGTAGCATCTTTTGAGGAATTTATGGTATTGAAAAAACATTGCCTTAATATGCTTGCACGAAGCAACCAACCACTTAAAATTGAAAAGCGCTGGCACACCCGCCTTAGGCAACTTGAGGAATTTGCCCAGAACCCCCCTAACTTCGAAACAATTGAAGCAGAACAAAGGAATAAAAAATCTTTGTGCCTACCTAATGAGGAAGACTATACATTATTAAGCCAGACTTCTCCATCACTCACAGCAAAAACATTATTGGGTAAGCCAAATTCTCCGAAGAGTAAAGGCAGAAAAAAATTAAATTCCCCCGACAAATCTAAATTAAATTCTAAAAATAAAAATATCGGGCGCGAAGAATGGCCTGAAAATTTTGAAGATTTTTCTTTCCCCGAATTAGAGTTATTCAAAGTCCGGTGTATGAATATGCTTGATTATGAAGATCTTTTTTTAACAACTAGAATTTGGAAAGAGCGTCTACAAGAGATTGAAATGTTATTAGATGGAAGGGAATCTAGATTAAATTTTCCCAGAATCTTGAAGCTAACTTCCGCCAGACCTTGCAGCCATGATGGATATATAGTTCGTCGCATTTATATAAATACGAAGAACCCCCACCTCCTTGATTTACACGGGGTTGCCTCTGCACAATTAGCGCAAATAAAGGTTACTCAGTTTATTAACGCTGCCAAATCCAAGTGTAAATCGCATGTTCATATCATAACTGGAAAAGGCAACCATAAGAATCACAGAAAACGGCAAGGAGTTCTTTTTAAAGCTTTTCCGGGATGGATCAAAAGCAACAAGAGTGTAACAGGATATACAGTTGGCAAAGGTGGGGGAAGTTATAGTGTGACTCTTAGCCCATCTACTAAACTCCAGAAAGTCATCCCCTATAAAAATTTTAACCAACTAAGGCATCTAGAGCTACAAATAGCTTGGCAAATGAAACATGGTAAGAGCAGCTTACCTTACAAGCAAATGTATAAAGAGCTGATCCATATGCGGTATAAAACACAACTTTTAGAGCAAAGCCAAGCAGTCTACGATGAACTCAATAGTTTTGTCTTTCTACCAGAGAGTGCGGGTGAGGTAAGTAAAGAGGGTATAGTTGAATTTGAAGAAACAGAGAGTAATTCAAGTAGTTTACATAAAGCTCGGCTTGAAAATTTTTTAACTGACAAACAAAAAATAAAGTTAGGGCTATAATTGGCCCTAATGCAAGAAATTGTGAAGGTTAAAATTGTTTTTTAAAGGGAAGACCGGTGCCGTCATTAACTATGTATGTAAGGATTTAAGTTTAGCATTAGCAATCATGACGATTTTACGCATAAGAGCTGTCAAAGCGACGATCTGCCGTAACTTTAATATCAAACAGGCCACCTTATAGGATGCCCTTGTACGCCAATCTGCTTCCTTATAAAGGAAATACCGACTGCCCTGCTTTTTCTCCTTGAGATACTCAATCATGAAGCTATCTTATAAATTCCTTCATTGTGCGGTATTAAAATTTCCTAAAACTGTTAGCATTTCTCTTTAAACACAATAATTATAAGATCCTCAATAATTAGAGAACCTTGGCGCATAAACTTTGAAGCTGACCCAAGATCAGACATCATTCTTGTTCCTGAGAGGTATTTTAGGACGATTTTTTACGTTTCTCCCAACAGGGATTTCAATTATATGTACCATTATAAATGTGTACAAATTTAAGAGATATATCCCATATGCTTCATCTTATAAATAAGAGATTTCGTAATTATCTACAAGCTATAATAGGAACTATATTCGCTTTCTCCTCTTGTTCTGCTGCTGATTGTTCTGCTGCTGAATCAGATGAACCTCCTGGCAATATAGAAAGAGAATGGGGAGGACATACTAGCTTTCAAAGAATAGCTGAATTAGAAAGTGAAGGTATATTAGATGTTAAGGCAAACGTTAGGATTTTATGTAATTTCAATAGACTGGCTAGACAAGTAGAAAACCTTAATGAGGAAAACACGGCGCTCCAGAATTCCCTAACCACTATATCCTCCTCCGCTATTCCAACTCTGAGAAGATGTATCTTTCAAAATATAACCATGAAGAAGACAATTGATGCAAAAGGAGGGAGTATCCAACATGCATCTGAGCACATCATCAATAATGAAGCGATATTAACGGAATGTCTTAAAGATTATGAAACTTCTTTATCTGCACTGTTAAAAGAAAAGCATCCTTTGCCACTGAGAAGAGATACCAGCCCTTTAGGTGAACACGCAGGTTGGTATGAAAAGTCTGTCGGTTTAAGAACAGTTCATAAGAAAATAGAAGAACTTGAAAAAGAAAACATTTTAGATGTGAGATCCCATGTCAGAGTTAGAGATAATCTGAATCGAGTGCGAGAACAAGTTAGGGAGTTAAAGGAAAATATAAATAGTCAAATTGATCAATTTAATTATCCCAAAGAAATAGCTGTTTGTGTTCGATCAGCCGCTGAATTTGCGCAAATTGTAAGCCCTGATATCTCAATAGTGCATGCTCAATTCATGCATTGCTTCCATAATCCTGTCTTAGAAAGAAAATCACAAGAAAGAGCTTATACTCTCTTCCCATTTAAATAGGAGATTTTTACCTTGATATCATTTCTATTTTATTCCCTCCCCAAGCAAATTATTCTAAAGGCTTTCCTCGTCCTGTTCTGTTTAAGAATCTCTGCAATAAATTGCCAAGAAGTAGGCTTTGATAAGGGAAAAGAAGTAGCCGAAATCAAACAGCAAGAAGCACACCTTAAGCAGTGTATTAATTTACTGAGACAAACAAAAAGAAGCCTTAAGGAAAAAAGGCGAGCTTTAGAAGGAGAAGTACTAGCCGTTCAGCCTTTCGCTCACAGTGAAATTATGGATAAGGGGTTATATCTTCTTTTACTACCCCCAGAGACATTTTATCATCTTCTCTCATTTATGAATTTCTCATCTTTAATTTCCCTAGAAGGGACAACTAAGCAATGTAAAAACCTTATTGACAATTATTGGCAATTATACGCTGAAGCTTTCTTAAAAGATCCACTATTTACTCCTTATGAGCCAATGAGTAAAAGTAAAGGTTTTAAGCAGTTTTGCATTATCTTGGAGAAAATGAATGTGGCCTATCATAATTTTTATCTATCAGATGCTACCGCGGCGAGAACTATATTAGACCTTGCCTTTAATAAAAGCTCTTTGACAACTTTTAAGATACGCACAAGACAAAATGGTGAAGCTATCATACAAGCTCTTCCTTTCAACTCATCAATAACAAGCTTGTCAATTGAGTCCTCTGAATTTTTGTCCGATTATAATGCTGTAGCTTTCTTTAATGCTTTACAAAAGAATAGAAGCATTAAAGAGTTAAGTTTTTCCTTGGCTAAAATCGCTCCAGAAGGGATGATCGCTTTTAAACACTTCATAAGTGATACAGTAACCCTTCAAAACTTAAGCCTAAGGGGAGTTGAAGATACACACGCGCAAGAGTTTGCTCCGTCCTTAGCCTATACTAAAAGCTTACAAGACTTAAGATTAGGCAACAACAAAATCGGACCGAACGGTGCAATGGCAATTGCTCAAGCTTTAAAACATAATACGACAATTAGTTGTGTGTACTTAGGACAAAACCCGCTACAGGGAGAAGGAGCAAAAGCTTTTGCCGAAACCTTGTTATGTAATTCCACTCTAGAACTCCTTTATTTAAACTGGACTAACCTAAATCTAGAAGCTGTAGAAGCCTTAGCGGAAGCATTAAGGAGTAATATGCGGCTCAGAACCTTAGATATAACCTATAAGGAAGTAGGACACTATTATCCTCTTTTCAATCGAATTAAGGAATATACTACACGAAACTATCTCGCTTCCAGAGAAGAATCTTAAGTACAAAATTTGAGCATTTCTGAAGATTTTGATGACTATTTATTTAAAGTATCTCTATTTTTGATAAGGCCCTCTTTTAAGACTATTTCTTTATAATCTTAGTGGGCGAAATGCATTATAATTTTTTAAGCTTTGTAATAAGCCCCATATGATACATTTTATAAGACCTGCAAGGATAGGAGATTACAAAGTATACTTTGTGCCCCACTCTTATTATGACCTGCATTATATCACCTAAAATATCCTGTACAAGACAGCTTTATAGGTGGATGAAATCTTGCCTTGTTTTTTGCAATGGGTATTCTTACTATTTTTAAGGGTGCCCCTTAATTCTTGTAGGACTGCTAAATAAACGATCGTTTTTCTTGTAATCAAGCTGGAAAAAGCCAAACAA is a genomic window of Candidatus Paracaedibacter acanthamoebae containing:
- a CDS encoding tetratricopeptide repeat protein — translated: MKEAQYFQLKIPQLPAAFYPQALLEIKGIKFTSRHIDIIACVVNGSTDKIIARLLSISLKTVESHKKDIRARIREKFPEDIISFILKSEKVELVRHHYLKLLNKFEFEQELQLLSKMKSKKDYVCIIKPEPISKKLQQSTHDFLNLLIGHLKLAGITIGTDSSEQEALVPTLYIVTESFQQEEATKSENIIFLLQDKNRRGDFLKQIGKTPCIDFSDPKNYLAAFAALMKEFYPETKLDKLLSVGNGSVKDKLFDSSPYQAISSASASSQKEPLNNFGYSFHKRRQWKIGIVIAICFSIVSFLFLECNDSKTSNKSQSHTIPFIRSDLSVPTDNVFLQRPQLITQIDGKFSNQKGIQTVVLLGIGGSGKTTLARHYVRQHKASLVWEVNAQTRGSLRSSFERLAYSLAAKQEEQKILRGLQEISDVEEKERELILFVQERLRTYPNWFLIYDNLEMRTFSEIKSYLPQDTEIWGEGQVLITTRDSTIKNTKYIPTQNIVDITILNKEEKLTLFARIYYECESWNLDENEKDKANKFLENIACFPLDVSTAAYYIKDTRLSFEEYLKRIKELREDFNISQESLMREIGEYTHTRYEIIATTLKEIIAKNPDFRDLLLFISLLDSQNIPIDLLQTCKSKLIVENLIHNLRKYSLVTDESSLPGINENLSMHRSTLEISLYYLTRSSDSENRKHLIEKFLFSLEHYIEQAIDSLNLPKMNILVAHCRAMLSHEHLLSTKIKGVLNSKLGVMLFFLGQDTRARQLMEQSFADLNKDKDKNHIRLVWLLGYLGDIYRYKGDYEKAKELLNRSLESYKKYDPQNYSKIAWVLVCLATTYWPLGDYKNAEFFLRQCEELYEKHPPKNRNILAWCLVTLGIIYREKGQYEESKIFLERSLAIYQEDPDNYLGVNWVLANLGEANRILGYPEKAKSLLEQSCRRYREYYPEDHIRIAPALIFLGDTNRSLGNYEVAKKLLEQGCVIYNKNFPKDYIWAAWASSTLACIYREKGQYKKALDLLEQSLVIYKKYYGKNHTEVARKLNELGQVYFLENHLDKAEAIFCKALTIFETKKHLDAFIVLEALAELYIKRSTQAENEKRYLQAQNLKSHAIACLSKSLKIIEPNLRRDSPHIKRIQSKVKALIESISLERDRGSKCNIPSLAS
- a CDS encoding ribonuclease III domain-containing protein, producing MNKIKVFLICFLVPLYSLSGHSCEIQRERPRRISQLQSHPFEAFLDYKFSDPGLLQKASAPRSQGFERLEFLGDRVLGLVIACLLYYSYPSAKVESLAQLFGHLTSKKVLAEVYINLQVHPTLISSEFYKAPLAGPIAEKTASDIIEALLGAVYKDKGLGPSQECVKKLFSPYIEHGPKAKAISDFSLPQQKLSFPDLGILQRRISYHFKNVMLLQAAFIHSSAHGRNFEILAFLGTRVLALGIAENAIDSNPVASEGLLTEKFVEKVNTPRLQQAFERWQLGYFLIRNEGGLGRLLPSPHTAPRMAAQTIQALLGAIYLDGDWIAAREVVQKLLFSNPPLTLELSSRERLRSRLSGPLKKQKGSDPQVHNSFPPENGPTLAIEEWPALGKSEGTNPEEIRWPRNLIRRSSPQLHEKISSSADKEWPALTKKGC
- a CDS encoding Smr/MutS family protein, whose translation is MNNKKTFTFKSTFSDRERASIWQRLTPILIIVIILFYGGTPSLQAMEKQEEWTNYSSFFHNSCHPGASNPSSQVKLETSREDQLPAVFQGKAQAATAQIQTIWLQKVHQVASFEEFMVLKKHCLNMLARSNQPLKIEKRWHTRLRQLEEFAQNPPNFETIEAEQRNKKSLCLPNEEDYTLLSQTSPSLTAKTLLGKPNSPKSKGRKKLNSPDKSKLNSKNKNIGREEWPENFEDFSFPELELFKVRCMNMLDYEDLFLTTRIWKERLQEIEMLLDGRESRLNFPRILKLTSARPCSHDGYIVRRIYINTKNPHLLDLHGVASAQLAQIKVTQFINAAKSKCKSHVHIITGKGNHKNHRKRQGVLFKAFPGWIKSNKSVTGYTVGKGGGSYSVTLSPSTKLQKVIPYKNFNQLRHLELQIAWQMKHGKSSLPYKQMYKELIHMRYKTQLLEQSQAVYDELNSFVFLPESAGEVSKEGIVEFEETESNSSSLHKARLENFLTDKQKIKLGL